Proteins from a genomic interval of Aquabacterium sp. J223:
- a CDS encoding 2-hydroxyacid dehydrogenase, with protein MQPTRTALVTSDFILDPWLEQVTDGLRQRGFQVVRGPQQKPPHKTQFQGDDLARYFANADLVVTTTRSIVDRAALIAARRLQGVVFPTIGTESVDLRSANELGIAVAHGPTPENFNSMAEATVLLMLAMLYDLHGTERVLAENLPRPKTMKARMLMGKTVGLIGLGRIGRGVTERLQGWGVRVLVFDPYLKPEDLPVNAQAADLDAVLSQGDIVSVHTTLTDETRHMINDRTLSRMKPSAFLVNTARGGMIDEAALVRALAERRIAGAALDAFELEPLPADHPLRRLDNVILTPHMVGHTQEIFNAIPETALENIDRLLRGEPPLYFRNPEVLERWRARRERLSAT; from the coding sequence ATGCAGCCCACACGCACCGCCCTCGTCACCTCGGACTTCATCCTCGATCCCTGGCTGGAGCAGGTGACGGACGGGCTGCGGCAGCGCGGCTTCCAGGTCGTGCGGGGGCCGCAGCAGAAGCCGCCCCACAAGACGCAGTTCCAGGGTGACGACCTCGCCCGCTACTTCGCCAACGCGGACCTGGTGGTGACGACCACCCGCTCCATCGTCGACCGCGCGGCGTTGATCGCGGCCCGGCGGCTGCAGGGCGTCGTCTTTCCGACCATCGGCACCGAGTCGGTGGACCTGCGCTCGGCCAACGAACTGGGCATCGCGGTGGCGCACGGGCCGACGCCGGAGAACTTCAACTCGATGGCGGAGGCCACCGTCCTGCTCATGCTCGCCATGCTGTACGACCTGCACGGCACCGAGCGCGTGCTGGCCGAGAACCTGCCGCGACCGAAGACGATGAAAGCCCGCATGCTCATGGGCAAGACCGTGGGCCTGATCGGGCTGGGCCGCATCGGACGCGGCGTGACGGAGCGGCTGCAGGGCTGGGGCGTGCGGGTGCTGGTGTTCGATCCCTACCTGAAGCCGGAGGACCTGCCGGTCAACGCGCAGGCGGCCGACCTGGATGCGGTGCTGTCCCAGGGTGACATCGTGAGCGTGCACACCACGCTCACCGACGAGACACGGCACATGATCAACGACCGGACGTTGTCGCGCATGAAGCCCAGCGCGTTCCTGGTCAACACCGCCCGCGGCGGGATGATCGACGAGGCGGCGCTGGTGCGAGCGCTGGCGGAACGGCGCATCGCCGGCGCCGCCCTCGACGCCTTCGAACTGGAGCCGTTGCCGGCCGACCACCCGTTGCGCCGGCTCGACAACGTGATCCTGACGCCGCACATGGTCGGGCACACGCAGGAGATCTTCAATGCGATCCCCGAGACGGCGCTGGAGAACATCGACCGGCTGCTGCGCGGCGAGCCGCCGCTGTATTTCCGCAACCCGGAGGTGCTCGAACGCTGGCGCGCAAGGCGGGAGCGTCTGTCCGCGACTTGA